Proteins found in one Pyrus communis chromosome 15, drPyrComm1.1, whole genome shotgun sequence genomic segment:
- the LOC137717287 gene encoding elongation factor 1-gamma-like produces the protein MALVLHAGKTNKNGYKALIVAEYSGVKVELAPNFEMGVTNKTPEYLKLNPIGKVPLLVTPDGPIFESNAIARYVARLKADNPLCGSSLIDYAHIEQWIDFGSLEIDANILKWWLPRVGHRVYLPPDEEATISALKRALGALNTHLASNTYLVGHSVTLADIVVGCNLYFGFTQILTKSFTSEFPHVERYFWTLVNQPTFKKVMGDVKQAVSVPPVVSAKKPAQPAKGKAKEEPKKEAKKEPEKLKAEAAEEVEEAPKPKPKNPLDLLPPSKMVLDDWKRLYSNTKTNFREVAIKGFWDMYDPEGYSLWFCEYKYNDENTVSFVTLNKVGGFLQRMDLARKYAFGKMLVIGSEAPFKVKGLWLFRGQEIPKFVMDECYDMELYNWTKVDISDENQKERVNQMIEDQEPFEGEALLDAKCFK, from the exons ATGGCTTTG GTCTTGCATGCAGGGAAGACAAACAAAAATGGTTACAAGGCGCTCATTGTTGCCGAGTACAGTGGTGTGAAAGTTGAACTTGCACCCAACTTTGAGATGGGTGTTACAAACAAGACTCCTGAGTATTTGAAGTTAAACCCTATCGGAAAG GTTCCGCTGTTGGTAACACCTGATGGTCCCATCTTTGAGAGTAACGCTATTGCACGCTATG TCGCACGCTTGAAGGCTGACAATCCTCTGTGTGGTTCTTCTCTGATTGACTAT GCCCATATCGAGCAATGGATTGATTTTGGATCCTTGGAGATTGATGCTAACATACTTAAGTGGTGGTTACCGAGAGTGGGACATCGCGTGTACCTTCCTCCA GATGAGGAAGCTACAATTTCTGCATTGAAGAGAGCACTAGGTGCCTTGAACACCCATCTTGCTTCCAACACATACCTAGTTGGGCATTCTGTAACCCTTGCTGACATTGTTGTTGGTTGCAATTTGTACTTTGGGTTCACCCAAATTTTGACTAAGAGCTTCACCTCAGAGTTTCCCCACGTTGAGAGATACTTCTGGACTCTGGTCAATCAACCAACCTTCAAAAAGGTAATGGGTGATGTCAAGCAGGCTGTTTCAGTTCCACCAGTTGTATCTGCAAAGAAGCCTGCCCAGCCTGCTAAAGGCAAGGCCAAGGAGGAGCCCAAGAAAGAAGCCAAAAAGGAGCCAGAAAAACTCAAGGCAGAAGCTGCCGAGGAAGTGGAAGAGGCTCCAAAGCCTAAACCCAAGAATCCTCTTGATCTGCTTCCCCCAAGTAAGATGGTATTGGACGACTGGAAGAGACTTTACTCTAACACAAAGACCAACTTCCGTGAGGTTGCTATTAAAG GATTCTGGGACATGTACGATCCCGAAGGATACTCTCTTTGGTTCTGTGAATACAAGTACAATGATGAGAATACAGTTTCCTTTGTGACACTGAACAAGGTCGGTGGATTCCTTCAGAGGATGGATTTGGCCCGCAAGTATGCTTTTGGAAAGATGCTTGTGATTGGCTCAGAGGCACCCTTCAAGGTGAAGGGGCTGTGGCTCTTCCGTGGGCAAGAAATTCCCAAATTTGTGATGGATGAGTGCTACGACATGGAGCTCTACAACTGGACAAAGGTTGACATTTCGGATGAAAACCAAAAGGAGCGTGTCAACCAGATGATCGAAGACCAGGAGCCGTTCGAGGGAGAGGCTCTTTTGGATGCCAAGTGCTTCAAGTGA
- the LOC137718241 gene encoding KH domain-containing protein At1g09660/At1g09670-like — MGERIPPGSYFQYPPPGVHASPHRSSLPADRERYLAELLAEKQKLGPFLQILPLCSRLLNHEIRQISGFNQTPADRERFTHDSPFRSLSQNVNGRPMDLEGWPGIHMEDNGHIQRMAPFQSPSMGWLGGQGIPTTPIVKRVIRLDLPVDKYPHYNFVGRILGPRGNSLKRVEAMTECRVYIRGRGSVKDSGKEEKLKGEPGYEHLNEPLHVLVEAEFPEDIINARLDHAVAILENLLKPVDESFDHYKKQQLRELAMLNGTLREESPSMSPSLSPSMSPFNSAGMKRAKTGK; from the exons ATGGGAGAGAGAATCCCTCCTGGAAGTTACTTCCAGTACCCACCTCCTGGTGTCCATGCTTCTCCACACAGGTCTTCTCTCCCTGCAGATCGAGAGAG ATATTTGGCTGAACTACTGGCAGAGAAGCAAAAGTTGGGACCATTCCTGCAAATATTGCCCCTATGTAGCAGACTTCTAAATCATG AGATCAGACAAATATCAGGCTTCAATCAAACTCCTGCAGATCGTGAAAGATTTACGCATGACAGTCCATTTAGGTCATTAAGTCAAAATGTGAATGGTAGACCAATGGATCTGGAGGGATGGCCAGGAATACACATGGAG GACAATGGACACATCCAGAGAATGGCCCCATTCCAATCTCCTTCTATGGGATGGCTTGGGGGGCAAGGAATTCCAACCACCCCTATTGTAAAGAGAGTTATTAGACTTGATCTTCCCGTGGACAAATATCCACAT TACAATTTTGTTGGCCGAATTTTGGGACCACGTGGGAACTCCTTAAAAAGAGTTGAAGCCATGACAGAGTGTAGGGTGTACATCCGAGGCCGGGGCTCAGTGAAGGATTCTGGAAAG GAAGAGAAATTAAAAGGTGAGCCTGGATATGAACATCTTAATGAGCCGTTGCACGTGTTGGTAGAGGCTGAATTTCCGGAGGATATAATCAATGCTCGCTTGGATCATGCAGTGGCAATACTCGAGAACCTTCTGAAGCCTGTG GACGAGTCCTTCGATCACTATAAGAAGCAACAACTTAGAGAATTGGCTATGCTGAACGGTACACTGAGGGAAGAGAGCCCTAGCATGAGCCCAAGTCTAAGCCCGAGCATGTCGCCCTTTAACAGTGCAGGGATGAAACGAGCCAAGACAGGGAAGTAA